Within Nycticebus coucang isolate mNycCou1 chromosome 16, mNycCou1.pri, whole genome shotgun sequence, the genomic segment ACTTAATGTCAAACCAGAGCAGGTTTTTACTTAACTAGCTGAGAGCTGTGATACTTCAAGTTCTAGAATCCAATTACAATTCCACACCTGTGGATTTTAAGCTAACCTTGTCTTTTAACAACTTGCTAATGTCTGTATCATCTGGGTTCATATCAATGTCTCACTTAGTTTTTCTGATTTCCTGGGAAAATTTTTGCCCTGCGAAGTCACTGCAGTCacttaaagagaaataaatgggCTTGTACACATCTTCTCTCAACTCAAACCTAGAAATTGGTGGTGTCACCACCCATGTGGTTCCTGTCTAGTCATCATACctcaaatgaaaatgagaaagtaGAGCAGAGAATAAGGGAATGAATACGCCTAACATCACCAAGTGGGAACACTGAAGGACCTAACTTTCTATAACTAATAGAGCTGCTTTATTTGGTGATGCAGAACAAGAGTAACCCCTAGACTACATTAAAAGATGtccaaggagaaagggaaagatacATGTAACTAGATGGAAGGGAAAAAGCCTAACTacaaaaacagaaactaaaaggCTAATTGCCCTGACAAGACTTTTTAACCCCTTGCTCAGCCTCAGGGGTGGGGTAGGTGGTAAGAGGGTACAGACAAGTGGATAACAACCTCCCAACTCAGATCTTCAAAGGGGAACAGGGATGGATCCCTGCAAATTTCTTGGGTATCATCCCCAAGAGCTCTTGGCTACATGACCCTGGCCAGCCTCTCTGTGCAAAAAGACAATGGATCCTTTGAGTCAACTGAAAAGGAAGCCCTGGGAGATGGGATCTACTGAAAATAGGCCAAAGGACACAGCACTTCTCTAATCTAAAGACAAAAGAGATAACCTCCCAAGGGAAAGAACAGCTGGGAAAAGAAGAGATTGGCTCAAATGTTGACTCTCCTGGGGTGAGCAGGACTGAACACTCACAAATGACCTTCAGAAATCAGAGGTGACCCAAAGAGCCAATAATCATTCTGTATACCAATGTAATAAGCCCTTCTTATCAGATCTTCAGACTAAAAGTGCCTGAGAAAACAACAATCTAAGAACTGGGATTCCATTAGACAATTATTTTCCTCCACCTTTGAAGACCAGTGTCCTTACCTCACTGACTTTTAGCTACCACTTTAGTCAATATCACTCTTGGTCAATTCTGAACCTTAGCTTGAGctagtatatatacacattaatgTATGAAAAGCAATGTCATCATTTGTAGTCAATGTAAAGTAGGAACATTCTGCTAGCTTAAGAAAGTCCATATATCATTCCAGGAACAATCATTCTAATGACATATAGACTGAAGTTTGACCCCTGAAATGAAGTTGCAATCAGCAATTCACATACTTACTCAAGCACATTATCTATTACTGGGAAGCAATAAGGACAAGCTTCAGGGACTTCAGTCTAAATAAAGTGATGTTTATACTGGCAATAATAAACAATCCTAATGAATATGCTAATAGTCATTCCATATTTACAGACATTAGTACTCTAAACTTGACCTACTgctatatacacacaaatagacCCAAGATGATAGATTTTATGTATCTTACTAAGACAACAGAGAAGTGGGGTGACCCTAATACTCCAAACTTTTAGGACTCAATGTTAAATAAAGAGGGAGGGTCCACATAAACACCTCTTATTCATTTGCACTGTATACAGAAGAAAATAGGAAGGCTCACCAGCCAGTATGTCAATTCTCACAGCTAAATTAACACAGCAATGCGTTCAGggtcaaagaaaattttaattcctACAATTTAAtgtcaatttgaaaaaaatcaagatcctTTTGTGTTCTCAAATACTGAAAGATTTTCTCAAAGGGAGAATAGTTCCTTTAAGAAAATAggacaagggcagtgcctgtggctcaaaggggtagggcgccagccccatatgccagaggtggtgggttcaaacccagccccagccaaaaactgcaaaaaaaaaaaaaaaaaaaaaaaaaaagagaaaataagacaaaacatgAACAGACCATTTGTTTGGACATTTCTGGACAAACCATGAGTCCAGATTTGGAGACCTGGTTACTATTCTTCCCAAACAGACTTTGTAACCTTGTACATGTCACAGCCTCAACCTCCTTACAAGAAAAGGATAGTCTCGATTTGGCCCCCACGTTATAACCTCAAGAATGAAACTGAGAAAAAACTTCTACAAGGCACTCTAAGCTCTTCAGAAATACATGCTATTCACACATGAGTAAATTTCTCATCTATAGACTCAGTCCATCAGAAAGCCTCCTGAAGATGGGAAGACATTTATGCTACCTGATTAATTTCTAAAATCAACTTTGGACAATAGAGCCCACCATAATGAAATTAGTTTATagattacaaaaaaatttaaagtcaacAGGACTGAGTTTTGATTCAAAATCTACAAAATGTCTATAAAATTAATCTTCCCTAAAGAATACAAGCTTAGTAAAATCATGCAATTTAAAAAGTATCAGAGACtaaaagtcaaaaaaaagaaagtagatacATACACAATTTGCTTCTTTATCTTTTACAGAGGACAAAGGACAATGCTGAGCACACAGGGACGCAGAACTACACAATCCACAGAGTTTTTCTCTAACATCTTTTGCACCCTGTCCTCACAATGGAGAAACGTCCTGCAACTGGGTCCCAAGCCATGTCACAACACAGGGTCCTGTAATTACACAGTCCTGTTGTACTCTCCAAGAGACACACAAGTAACCTGGAAGTTGTCGTTCTTGGCACCTCTCAAACATGCTATCCATCCTACAGAAAGACTATATTCACAATCTTCCAACAGCAAAGTGTGCACTGAGTTCTGATACTGATAGCCAATTTGTACTAAAACATCTTCCTGCTCAAAAATGTACAGGCTGTGTACAGACTGCAGGTCTTAATGACATCAGAATTTAATTTTCCCTCTAAAAACTCAACCTCAAAATCATGATCTAATCAAGCAGAGCAACCTAGCACACAAAGGCCATGTCAATTTTTCTCTAGGTTTCTGGACATATCTTCCAGCTGGATCTACTTTGGCTAATTTCACCAAATAACAAGAACAATGCTAGAAAATTAGTGGAGATGACCTGCTTAGCATTAAGTTAATCAAACACTATAGAGGCTGGTAATTCCCAAACGGTATGAAGAATGTGATTGACTAATATGGGTACCACCAGCAAGATCACGTCATCATCTCTCTGTGATCACTGAACAGTACACTCACAATGTCACTTAACAAACTTGGTGGCCATTTGAGTATGGTTCACTTAAAGTTCaaagtaggaaaaataaagagaCCTGGAACAAAGTTTTTTCCCCAACATTCTATATACTGTTGGTACAAAAATACCTACAGGAAACATTCTTTCTTTTggcaaccagaatccacaggctCATGCTAACAAAATGAACCCAGCAAACTAACTTGTCTTGAAACAAGTATCACACAAACACATTAGTTAAGATTTTGAGTATATAATTCATTGTACAATGTGTAAGAATTCAGgggtatggttttttttttttttgttaatggtaGTAGGGATTACAGAGATAAGAGGAAAAAACTTAGAAATGAGCAAATCCTACTTTAGGATAAGCTCTGCCAAGACTTGGGAGTACAGACAGTATACCTTAATTCATGATATCTTAACATATATTCTGCTCTAAGTGGTCTATGAGAATAACTGGTCTCTCCTTACTTTGGTATGCAAAATTTTAAACCACATTTGCACAATTCAGTCTGTTAAGTTTGCTTCATTTAAGTTGAAGGTACTTTACTTTCATCCATCTCTGAGAAAATAAAGTCTTTCAAATAGATGATTTTCTGCTAAGTAAATTTTGGCTAAAACCTACAGCGTAAACAATGCCTGAGAGATGCAACAGTTACATAACTTTTTTCCAAAGACCagcattttcttaagtgtctcaCCATATCCTTAAGTTCATaaggagaaataaacaaacatgaaaattCCAAGCGAACACACAGCAAAAAGTCCAATATTTAGTATTAGTTTAACTTGTGGAGTCTCTTCCAACATTTGTAAACAAACGGCCTCCTCCTCCATCAGGTCTCTGAGACTCCTCTTGCTGAGGCTCTTACTTTTAAAGCCACAAAACCAGTCAATGAACTTCCAGTACCGGCCCACAtcctctgtttccttctttctctctttctcacccATGAGAGCAGCTTGCCCGTTGGAGTAAGCATCTACTGGTGTTTCTGCCTCTGAATGGCCTAAGGAAGCCACCAGGTTACCCTCTTCTCTGCAGGTCACCAACAGATTAACATCTTCAGGTTGCAGGCCCTTAATGCTATCTTCAGATTTGCCATTGGGAATGACATGGTTGATGGCCTCACTGTTCTCACCACATCTCAGAATACTCTTCTCTTGCATTTTGTATGGTTCATCTTTTGGGGAACAGCTCTCCTTCACCACCAGGCTCTTCTTAGACCAAAAGGTAGTGGTACGAATCTGTTCCTTTGTGGGAGGTGGCGTGAGAAGGCTAACAATTACAGTAATGAGTCCTGTGACCCAAAACAATGCTGTGGCCacatacatataatgtatatcTTTGATGAAGCCTGGCCTGTTATCAGGTTGGTCACACTCTGGGGCACGGTAGGCAAAGGCCAATATCAAACGGACTGCTCCAAGAACAAAGCCAGCCATTCCACCATAGAAAGCCCCTTGTTCATTGCAACGCTTCCAGAAAATTGCCAGAAGGAACAGGGCTGCCACTGGGGGTGTCAGGTAATCTGCTACCTCCTGAATGTAAAGGTACATCTGGCCACCTTGCATCTCCACGATGATTGGCACCCAAGCTATGCTGATCACCACCATAAAAGCCACAAATATCCTCCCCACAATCATTAGCTCCCGGGAGCTTGCACTCTTGCGGATGAGTTTGTACACATCAAGGGTGAATATGGTACTGGCACTGTTAAAGATAGAGTCCAAGTCACTCATCAGAGCTGCAATCATCACTGCCATCATTAAGCCCCGAAGACCCACAGGAACCAGCTTCATCACCAGGCGTGGGTATGCAATATTGGAGCACCCAGCTCTGCTTCCACACACTTGCATGCAGTGCTCTGGGTTGATGCAAGCTATGTCATCAGCAAACAGTATCCTGGAAATCATTCCTGGGACAACTATGATAAACATCGGCAGAAGCTTCAAGAAGCCAGCCATAAGAGTAGAGCCCTTGGCATGAGCAATGTTTTTGGCCGCTAGGACCCTCTGCACGATGACTTGGTCAGCACACCAGTACCATACTGAGGCCGGAGTCTGCCCAAGAATGAATCCAGGCCAAGGAACATCTTCATCTGTTGGATTCCGCAGCATTTTCAGGGCTTCTTTCTTAGGGTAGACATTACAGGAATTTGTGTTGGAAAGGTTGTATGTCAGCAAGATGGAAGTGACATTGGGTGAGGCCAACATGTACCTTCGCTTAACTTCCTCAAACCCGCCAATCTCCATCATACTAATAATCATGAGCGTAAGTGCCCCAACGATCATAAGC encodes:
- the SLC5A3 gene encoding sodium/myo-inositol cotransporter; this encodes MRAVLETADIAIVALYFILVMCIGFFAMWKSNRSTVSGYFLAGRSMTWVAIGASLFVSNIGSEHFIGLAGSGAASGFAVGAWEFNALLLLQLLGWVFIPIYIRSGVYTMPEYLSKRFGGHRIQVYFAALSLILYIFTKLSVDLYSGALFIQESLGWNLYVSVILLIGMTALLTVTGGLVAVIYTDTLQALLMIVGALTLMIISMMEIGGFEEVKRRYMLASPNVTSILLTYNLSNTNSCNVYPKKEALKMLRNPTDEDVPWPGFILGQTPASVWYWCADQVIVQRVLAAKNIAHAKGSTLMAGFLKLLPMFIIVVPGMISRILFADDIACINPEHCMQVCGSRAGCSNIAYPRLVMKLVPVGLRGLMMAVMIAALMSDLDSIFNSASTIFTLDVYKLIRKSASSRELMIVGRIFVAFMVVISIAWVPIIVEMQGGQMYLYIQEVADYLTPPVAALFLLAIFWKRCNEQGAFYGGMAGFVLGAVRLILAFAYRAPECDQPDNRPGFIKDIHYMYVATALFWVTGLITVIVSLLTPPPTKEQIRTTTFWSKKSLVVKESCSPKDEPYKMQEKSILRCGENSEAINHVIPNGKSEDSIKGLQPEDVNLLVTCREEGNLVASLGHSEAETPVDAYSNGQAALMGEKERKKETEDVGRYWKFIDWFCGFKSKSLSKRSLRDLMEEEAVCLQMLEETPQVKLILNIGLFAVCSLGIFMFVYFSL